The proteins below are encoded in one region of Salmo salar chromosome ssa02, Ssal_v3.1, whole genome shotgun sequence:
- the cp063 gene encoding LisH domain-containing protein C16orf63 homolog, with product MATITELKCALRESLESRGVLGQLKARIRAEVFNALDDQSEPRPALSHDNLLINELIREYLEFNKYRYTASVLTAESGQPEVPLDRQFMANELKVVEDPSSRSVPLLYGLLSHFLSSSGDSGGKLFLRGSAPATMTRDPNTLPGPES from the exons ATGGCGACCATAACGGAACTGAAATGCG CTCTGAGAGAGAGCCTGGAGTctcgaggtgtgttgggtcagctGAAGGCTCGGATCAGAGCTGAGGTGTTCAATGCGCTCGATGATCAGAGCGAGCCGCGTCCTGCGCTGTCGCACGACAACCTTCTAATCAACGAGCTCATCCGCGAGTACCTGGAATTCAACAAGTATCGATACACAGCGTCAGTGTTGACAGCAG AATCAGGTCAACCTGAGGTACCACTTGACAGACAGTTCATGGCGAATGAGCTGAAAGTGGTGGAGGACCCCAGTTCCAGATCTGT GCCTCTACTTTACGGCTTGCTATCCCACTTCCTAAGCAGCAGTGGAGACAGTGGAGGGAAGCTGTTTCTCAGGGGCTCAGCACCTGCTACAATGACCAGAGACCCTAACACACTCCCTGGTCCTGAGTCTTAA